From a single Aspergillus puulaauensis MK2 DNA, chromosome 2, nearly complete sequence genomic region:
- a CDS encoding cation diffusion facilitator family transporter (COG:P;~EggNog:ENOG410PHDN;~InterPro:IPR027469,IPR002524,IPR036837;~PFAM:PF01545;~TransMembrane:6 (i9-30o42-59i80-99o111-132i312-335o347-364i);~antiSMASH:Cluster_2.9;~go_component: GO:0016021 - integral component of membrane [Evidence IEA];~go_function: GO:0008324 - cation transmembrane transporter activity [Evidence IEA];~go_process: GO:0006812 - cation transport [Evidence IEA];~go_process: GO:0055085 - transmembrane transport [Evidence IEA]): protein MGLSKTNRIIILLVIDTAFFLLELIAGYSVHSLALVADSFHMLNDVISLLVGLWAVKVANRETSSKMYTYGWQRAETLGALVNGVFLVALCLSIFLEAIQRLVEPQEVKSPKFVCIVGCAGLLSNIVGLVLFHDHSHGGHGHSHGHAHDEEGVDAAEQGHNHEHLGESESAGQGAAGAITEPTATYSRRRTLDSQHRISRGYSNPSRGFEDIGGHPASMRQDIISAASRNQFPDEDDSYESDAPAENGTADGFGPTERSTLLGHTDRGFNYTDENAPIKGQPSNNDPHKNHNHAQPKPKEQKHGHDLNMRGVFLHVMGDALGNIGVILSALIIWLTDYSWRFYVDPGISLVITVIILASAIPLCKAASRILLQAVPHGVSIDHIKEDVERLPGVIGSHHLHVWQLSDTKTVASIHIQVDTEIKGEGSERYMHLAKQVRQCLHAYGIHSSTIQPEFPQGSDTEDNQVAGSSHSQSGPSRTPSIRDGNPQACLLECDDECGGKHCCPTKPT from the exons ATGGGCCTCTCCAAGACCAACAGGATCATCATCCTGTTGGTGATAGATACAGCGTTCTTCCTTCTAGAACTGATCGCCG GTTATTCTGTTCAttcccttgcccttgtcgcCGATTCCTTTCACATG CTTAACGATGTTATTTCCTTACTCGTTGGATTATGGGCCGTCAAAGTCGCCAACCGCGAAACTTCCTCGAAAATGTACACTTATGGG TGGCAACGAGCAGAAACCCTCGGTGCGCTGGTCAACGGCGTTTTCCTAGTCGCCCTGTGTTTATCCATTTTCCTCGAAGCGATACAAAGGTTGGTGGAGCCGCAGGAGGTCAAGAGTCCGAAGTTTGTCTGCATTGTAGGCTGCGCCGGACTGTTGTCGAATATCGTCGGTCTGGTCTTGTTCCACGATCACTCACATGGCGGCCATGGGCACAGCCATGGGCACGctcatgatgaagaaggcgttGATGCTGCGGAGCAAGGACACAACCATGAACACCTTGGCGAATCGGAGTCCGCGGGGCAGGGTGCAGCT GGCGCAATCACTGAACCAACCGCTACTTATTCCCGTCGTCGAACCCTGGACAGCCAACACCGCATCTCGCGCGGATACAGCAACCCCAGCCGTGGGTTCGAAGATATTGGTGGACACCCGGCGAGCATGAGACAAGACATCATTAGCGCCGCGAGCCGCAACCAGTTTCCGGACGAGGATGATAGCTATGAATCGGATGCACCAGCGGAGAACGGTACGGCAGACGGCTTCGGTCCCACGGAAAGATCTACGCTGCTGGGACATACGGATCGCGGATTCAATTACACCGACGAGAACGCTCCTATTAAAGGCCAACCCTCAAACAACGACCCCCACAAGAACCATAACCACGCCCAGCCTAAACCGAAGGAACAGAAGCACGGCCATGACCTCAACATGCGGGGTGTCTTCCTCCACGTTATGGGTGACGCCTTGGGCAACATCGGTGTTATACTTTCTGCTCTTATCATCTGGTTGACCGATTACTCTTGGAGGTTTTACGTCGATCCCGGCATTTCTCTTGTCATCACAGTGATCATTCTGGCCTCAGCAATTCCCCTCTGCAAGGCAGCATCTCGAATCCTCTTACAGGCTGTGCCACATGGTGTGAGCATCGACCACATCAAGGAAGACGTCGAAAGGCTTCCCGGAGTTATCGGCTCTCACCACCTCCACGTATGGCAGCTAAGCGACACGAAGACTGTTGCTTCAATCCATATCCAAGTGGACACAGAAATCAAGGGCGAGGGATCCGAGCGATATATGCACCTCGCAAAGCAAGTCAGGCAATGCCTCCATGCGTACGGCATCCATTCATCCACTATCCAGCCCGAGTTTCCCCAGGGCAGTGATACAGAGGACAACCAAGTAGCGGGCTCATCCCACTCACAATCGGGACCTAGTCGCACGCCCAGCATACGGGATGGGAATCCCCAAGCCTGCCTTTTGGAGTGTGACGATGAATGCGGCGGCAAGCACTGTTGCCCAACGAAGCCCACTTGA
- the RGT2 gene encoding sugar porter family MFS transporter (COG:A;~EggNog:ENOG410PFSV;~InterPro:IPR005829,IPR005828,IPR003663,IPR036259, IPR020846;~PFAM:PF00083,PF07690;~TransMembrane:12 (i12-34o73-93i100-119o125-146i158-178o190-211i278-300o312-334i341-360o372-396i408-425o445-464i);~go_component: GO:0016020 - membrane [Evidence IEA];~go_component: GO:0016021 - integral component of membrane [Evidence IEA];~go_function: GO:0022857 - transmembrane transporter activity [Evidence IEA];~go_process: GO:0055085 - transmembrane transport [Evidence IEA]): MGFMLRKPDDAAGSAAPAIMIGLFVAFGGVLYGYDTGTISGILAMKYWRETFSTGYVNPADQIPDVTSSQSSMIVSLLSAGTFFGALTAAPVADYFGRRIGMILDCFVFCFGVVLQTVATAIPLFVAGRFFAGFGVGLLSATVPLYQSETAPKWIRGTIVGAYQLAITIGLLLAAIVNNSTKDRDDTGSYRIPVAVQFAWAIILVVGMIVLPETPRFLIKQDRHEDATKALARLRRLDINDPALVAEISEIQANHEFELSVGTASYLEILRGSIGRRLATGCAVQALQQLAGVNFIFYYGTKFFQHSGINNSFIITLITNIVNVVSTFPGLWMVEKWGRRPLLLFGAVGMCVSQFIVAIVGMTTDSGVANKVLIAFVCIYIFFFASSWGPVAWVVTGELFPLKARAKCLSITTAANWLLNWAIAYATPYMVDAGPGNANLQSKVFFIWGGFCLVAGIFVWTCIYETKGLTLEQVDELYAKVPVAWRSRGFVPSVNYTEVRDVASERTGSGLAELEADVQAKQAHEHVEKA, encoded by the exons ATGGGCTTCATGCTCAGGAAACCTGATGATGCAGCGGGCTCCGCTGCCCCTGCTATCATGATCGGCCTGTTTGTGGCTTTTGGTGGTGTTTTGTATGG CTATGACACTGGCACCATTAGTGGCATTCTGGCCATGAAATACTGGCGGGAGACCTTCTCGACCGGTTATGTGAATCCCGCGGATCAAATTCCCGATGTCACCTCTTCCCAGTCCTCAATGATCGTGTCTCTGCTGTCTGCCGGTACTTTCTTTGGGGCCCTCACTGCGGCACCCGTTGCCGATTACTTTGGCCGTCGCATCGGTATGATCCTGGACTGCTTTGTGTTCTGCTTTGGTGTGGTCTTGCAGACTGTGGCCACTGCCATCCCCTTGTTCGTTGCTGGTCGCTTTTTCGCCGGATTCGGCGTTGGATTGCTGTCCGCAACCGTTCCCCTGTACCAGTCCGAGACAGCTCCTAAATGGATTCGTGGTACCATTGTCGGTGCTTATCAGCTTGCAATCACAATTGGCCTGCTGCTCGCAGCCATTGTCAACAACTCGACCAAAGACCGCGATGACACCGGCTCCTACAGGATTCCCGTTGCCGTCCAGTTCGCCTGGGCCATCATCTTGGTTGTTGGAATGATCGTCCTCCCCGAGACACCCCGTTTCTTGATCAAGCAGGACAGACACGAGGATGCCACCAAGGCACTTGCTCGTCTTCGCCGTCTGGATATAAATGATCCTGCACTTGTTGCAGAGATTTCAGAGATTCAGGCCAACCATGAATTTGAGCTTAGCGTCGGCACCGCTAGTTACCTGGAGATCCTCCGTGGGTCCATCGGCAGACGTCTTGCCACAGGATGTGCTGTCCAGGCATTGCAGCAACTGGCTGGTGTTAACTTCATCT TTTATTACGGCACCAAGTTCTTCCAGCACTCTGGAATCAACAACAGCTTCATCATTACCTTGATTACCAATATTGTCAATGTTGTGTCAACCTTCCCTGGTCTTTGGATGGTTGAGAAGTGGGGTCGTCGCCCACTCTTGCTGTTCGGGGCCGTTGGAATGTGCGTCAGTCAGTTCATTGTGGCCATTGTGGGTATGACCACCGACTCTGGTGTCGCAAACAAGGTTCTCATTGCGTTTGTTTGCATTTACATATTCTTTTTTGCCTCTTCCTGGGGTCCAGTGGCATGGGTCGTCACTGGTGAACTTTTCCCGCTCAAGGCCCGTGCAAAGTGTCTTTCCATCACAACCGCCGCGAACTGGCTCCTCAACTGGGCCATTGCTTACGCAACTCCGTATATGGTTGACGCTGGCCCTGGAAACGCCAACCTCCAGTCCAAGGTATTCTTCATTTGGGGTGGATTCTGCCTCGTTGCTGGTATCTTCGTGTGGACCTGCATCTACGAGACCAAGGGCCTTACCCTGGAGCAAGTCGACGAGCTGTACGCCAAGGTCCCCGTTGCGTGGCGCTCCAGAGGCTTCGTACCGTCTGTCAATTACACAGAGGTGCGCGATGTTGCCTCTGAACGCACGGGCAGCGGCTTGGCTGAACTGGAGGCAGACGTTCAGGCGAAACAAGCCCATGAGCATGTGGAGAAGGCATAG
- a CDS encoding putative ab-hydrolase associated lipase (COG:I;~EggNog:ENOG410PHWQ;~InterPro:IPR006693,IPR029058;~MEROPS:MER0208659;~PFAM:PF04083;~TransMembrane:3 (o137-167i408-428o434-454i);~go_process: GO:0006629 - lipid metabolic process [Evidence IEA]), producing the protein MLISPDPVENATTTTIESLYGTPKLPLRKSEYQKERASMPDTEVVELPAAAADKMKPSVLRLENLDRVPNDADDGEVSSVTDGLLSSRRPSPTLLSPPQWAAFSLPRHPLFPPLPIYDHPPSTLETLRYLAIRATSFVLSLFFLLIIILGALFCSIWLSLVSIGHYLQGKAEPQQRRFHAEERARRLERTTSSRRWKLRQEKREVDEEVPDDCPPLEGGKDLVIGDVAYYARRVGLDVETFKVQTEDGFILTLWHLYNPQEYNPLPASERGPRGPIVFSGGRHSQSSDSARRKYPILLMHGLLQNSGAYCANDDDSLAFFLCKSGYDVWLGNNRCGLQPEHTTMLQNDPRMWSWTIQHMGVFDITALTSRVLFQTGYEKLGLVCHSQGTAQTFIALAKSHRPELGKHISVFCALAPAVYAGPLVERIYFRFMRLVSPAAFRLIFGIHSFIPFMLTVQRWLHSRIYGKLGYVVFSYLFNWSDDRWDCGLRDRLFQFAPVYVSSETIRWWLGADGFSTHECILATRDSCLIEIDEDRCIQRGTEHETSRSDTAWYGPNTPPFALWVGGSDQLVDGRKLLQRFRNGREPHVQLAHAKVIEEYEHLDVLWAMDMIEQVGCEVRQVLWDTMPADARASSVMPRGVE; encoded by the coding sequence ATGTTAATATCGCCGGATCCTGTTGAAAatgcaacaaccaccacaatcGAGTCCCTCTACGGGACACCGAAACTTCCCCTTCGAAAATCCGAATACCAGAAAGAACGCGCGTCAATGCCGGATACCGAGGTCGTCGAACTGCCAGCTGCGGCAGCCGATAAAATGAAACCGTCCGTTCTCCGATTAGAGAATCTGGATAGAGTACCCAATGACGCGGACGATGGCGAGGTCTCCTCTGTCACCGATGGCCTTCTCAGCAGTAGACGGCCTTCACCGACGCTTCTATCACCTCCCCAGTGGGCCGCTTTcagtcttcctcggcatccCCTGTTTCCCCCGCTTCCGATATATGATCACCCTCCTTCGACCCTTGAAACCCTGCGATATTTGGCGATTCGGGCGACATCATTCGTTTTATCCCTATTTTTCCTCTTGATTATAATTCTCGGGGCTCTCTTTTGCAGCATTTGGCTTTCTTTAGTCTCGATAGGTCACTATTTACAAGGAAAGGCCGAGCCACAACAGCGGAGGTTTCACGCAGAAGAGCGAGCGCGGAGGTTGGAAAGAACAACTTCATCGAGGAGGTGGAAACTTCggcaggagaagagggaggttgacgaggaagtCCCAGATGATTGTCCACCCTTGGAAGGCGGGAAAGACCTGGTTATCGGTGATGTCGCCTATTATGCCAGGAGGGTTGGGCTGGACGTGGAGACATTCAAAGTTCAAACGGAAGACGGGTTTATCCTCACGCTTTGGCATCTTTACAACCCTCAAGAGTATAATCCTCTGCCGGCCAGTGAGAGAGGGCCGCGGGGTCCGATTGTCTTTAGCGGGGGAAGGCATTCGCAGTCGTCCGACAGTGCTCGCCGCAAGTATCCAATTCTGTTAATGCATGGCTTGTTACAGAACTCAGGTGCTTATTGCGCGAATGACGACGATAGTCTTGCTTTTTTTCTCTGCAAGTCTGGGTATGATGTCTGGCTTGGAAATAACCGTTGCGGTCTTCAACCAGAACATACGACGATGTTGCAAAACGACCCTCGCATGTGGAGCTGGACGATTCAACACATGGGCGTCTTCGATATTACGGCTTTGACATCGCGTGTTTTGTTTCAGACTGGGTATGAGAAGCTGGGGCTTGTATGTCACTCGCAAGGAACAGCGCAAACGTTCATAGCGCTGGCGAAAAGCCACCGCCCGGAGTTGGGGAAGCATATTTCGGTCTTCTGTGCTCTGGCACCGGCCGTATATGCTGGACCGCTTGTTGAGCGCATTTATTTCCGCTTCATGCGACTGGTATCGCCTGCAGCCTTTCGGTTAATCTTCGGCATCCACTCTTTCATTCCGTTCATGCTCACGGTTCAGCGATGGCTTCATTCTCGGATATACGGAAAGCTGGGCTATGTAGTCTTCTCGTACCTCTTCAACTGGTCAGACGACCGATGGGACTGTGGACTTCGGGACCGCCTGTTCCAGTTCGCGCCTGTCTATGTTAGCAGTGAGACCATCCGGTGGTGGCTCGGCGCGGACGGGTTCTCAACACATGAATGCATTCTCGCAACAAGGGATTCGTGTTTAATCGAGATTGACGAGGACCGCTGTATCCAACGAGGTACCGAACACGAGACATCCCGAAGTGACACCGCCTGGTATGGCCCCAACACCCCGCCCTTTGCACTGTGGGTTGGCGGTTCAGACCAGCTCGTGGATGGCCGGAAACTGCTGCAGCGCTTCCGGAATGGCCGGGAGCCCCACGTGCAGCTGGCGCATGCGAAGGTGATTGAAGAGTACGAGCATCTCGATGTGCTTTGG
- a CDS encoding uncharacterized protein (COG:S;~EggNog:ENOG410PUVA;~InterPro:IPR029063;~antiSMASH:Cluster_2.9): MLTEQNGRRYHAYRQGEYRLYGDQFTGFGCRELLIEASTKFGKQLGVANNYKQWMVGAGFGNVQEHIYKVPFSPWAKGPKLKELGRYHQTNMLEVLEAYSLALMTRSLGWTVEDVNVLLREVRKELLDRKLHIYSRLYVVYGQK; encoded by the coding sequence ATGCTGACTGAGCAGAATGGACGACGCTATCACGCCTATCGACAGGGAGAGTATAGGTTGTATGGCGACCAATTCACGGGATTTGGCTGTCGCGAACTTTTGATCGAGGCGAGCACGAAATTCGGGAAGCAGCTCGGTGTGGCAAATAACTATAAGCAGTGGATGGTTGGCGCTGGGTTCGGGAACGTCCAGGAGCATATCTACAAAGTACCATTCTCTCCATGGGCAAAGGGCCCGAAGCTCAAGGAGCTGGGCAGATACCACCAGACGAATATGCTTGAGGTGCTTGAAGCGTACTCATTGGCGCTGATGACCCGCTCCCTAGGGTGGACGGTGGAGGATGTCAATGTGCTATTGAGGGAAGTGCGAAAGGAGCTGCTGGACCGGAAACTGCACATCTATTCCCGACTATACGTAGTATACGGACAGAAGTGA
- a CDS encoding putative manganese ion homeostasis (Fr) (COG:L;~EggNog:ENOG410PIGX;~InterPro:IPR033308,IPR004843;~PFAM:PF00149;~TransMembrane:3 (i64-83o509-532i638-656o);~go_function: GO:0016787 - hydrolase activity [Evidence IEA];~go_process: GO:0006506 - GPI anchor biosynthetic process [Evidence IEA]), whose translation MSYSYLPTAASAYQPARRDTSSPSGALKSVHDALTAAGRTASSQLSKVNSVAAVKTLALKTAKVIFTIPNALIVLWICTLWWGERTVFRDSVESCVWNDWEKWPSNAKPHHVAFIADPQLVDPHTYPDRRWPLSKLTVKFTDQYMRRSFSSIQHTLDPDSVLFLGDLFDGGREWSTAHSQSPEERWRKYDDDYWKKEFHRFVKIFLNPWTNQETQSTNPRGRRLIASLPGNHDLGFGSGVQIPVRDRFQNFFGNGNRVDVIGNHSFVSVDTPSLSAMDQPDPETGSTGGGNGDSERPNQKIWQQPEDFLNAMKVHRGRAEMDELRFLGKPRNGRLFNYEVSEPTKPAVSREDDPEIIGFPAILLTHVPLYRNPATPCGPLRERYPPSAEGLEEDDPNSIKISSGYQYQNVLTKTISNDIVSKVGPNLVHVYSGDDHDYCEITHREFSGSPKEITVKSTSWAMGVRKPGFVLTSLWNPIDPATGKSTGLSSPGTTIQNHLCLLPDQLSIFIHYGIILAFTITVLTVRAVILALRATPSPAAEPILPLAETREPRTRRRAISRTSSSNIPATSFVKPGGLANRAGYYPRYSPPQSYNDAYPGEETGYGDGDGDASKWRPSNSDRRRDSLFGRVRWQFGSSVKWVAKVSLAWYFFLVLMW comes from the exons ATGAGTTATTCGTACCTCCCTACAGCCGCCAGTGCTTACCAGCCCGCCCGTCGAGATACGTCCTCCCCATCCGGGGCTTTGAAATCCGTACACGATGCGCTGACCGCAGCCGGTCGAACGGCATCGAGCCAATTGAGCAAGGTTAATAGCGTCGCTGCGGTGAAGACATTGGCGTTGAAGACTGCCAAGGTTATCTTTACAATCCCGAATGCTTTGATCGTGCTTTGGATCTGTACGTTATGGTGGGGAGAGCGGACAGTCTTCCGCGACAGTGTCGAGTCGTGTGTCTGGAATGATTGGGAGAAATGG CCTAGCAATGCGAAACCGCATCacgtcgccttcatcgcggACCCTCAGCTCGTCGATCCGCACACGTATCCCGATCGCCGATGGCCGTTATCCAAGCTAACGGTCAAATTCACAGACCAGTACATGCGCCGCTCCTTTTCGTCAATACAACATACTCTCGACCCCGACTCGGTGTTATTTCTGGGTGATCTTTTTGACGGCGGAAGGGAATGGTCGACGGCTCATAGCCAAAGTCCCGAGGAACGTTGGAGGAAATACGACGATGATTACTGGAAAAAGGAATTCCATCGCTTCGTTAAAATATTCTTGAACCCATGGACAAACCAGGAGACGCAATCAACGAATCCCCGAGGCAGGAGATTGATCGCCAGTTTGCCTGGAAATCACGACTTGGGTTTTGGGTCGGGTGTGCAAATACCCGTTCGAGACCGCTTTCAGAACTTCTTCGGAAATGGGAATCGTGTCGATGTTATAGGGAACCATTCGTTTGTGTCCGTGGACACTCCGTCATTGAGTGCAATGGATCAACCCGATCCCGAGACTGGAAGTACAGGTGGGGGAAACGGAGACAGCGAACGGCCAAACCAGAAGATTTGGCAGCAGCCGGAAGATTTCCTGAATGCGATGAAAGTTCACAGAGGCCGGGCGGAAATGGACGAACTACGCTTCTTGGGGAAGCCGAGGAACGGCCGGTTGTTTAACTACGAAGTTTCCGAGCCCACGAAGCCTGCGGTATCTAGGGAAGACGACCCTGAGATCATCGGGTTCCCCGCCATCCTTTTAACGCATGTACCGTTGTACCGTAATCCGGCGACACCATGCGGTCCGTTAAGGGAGCGGTATCCTCCCTCTGCAGAGGGGCTAGAAGAGGATGACCCCAACTCCATCAAGATTAGCAGCGGATATCAGTACCAGAACGTACTGACCAAGACCATCTCCAATGACATTGTATCCAAGGTCGGCCCGAACCTAGTTCATGTGTACTCTGGCGATGACCATGACTACTGCGAGATTACACATCGTGAGTTCAGTGGCTCCCCCAAGGAGATAACGGTCAAGAGCACATCGTGGGCAATGGGCGTCCGGAAACCGGGCTTTGTCCTGACCAGTCTGTGGAACCCCATCGATCCCGCCACAGGCAAGTCAACCGGATTATCAAGCCCGGGAACTACCATCCAAAACCacctctgcctcctccccgaCCAGCTATCTATATTCATCCACTATGGCATCATTCTCgccttcaccatcaccgtTCTCACCGTGCGAGccgtcatcctcgccctccgcgCAACCCCATCCCCAGCCGCAGAACCAATCCTCCCTCTCGCCGAAACCCGCGAACCCCGGACCCGCCGCCGCGCCATCTCCCGTACCTCATCCTCTAACATCCCAGCCACCTCCTTCGTCAAGCCAGGCGGGCTCGCCAATCGCGCGGGGTATTACCCCCGCTACAGCCCGCCGCAGTCGTACAATGACGCATACCCCGGCGAGGAAACGGGGtacggggacggggacggggatgCGTCCAAGTGGCGGCCGAGCAACTCGGACCGGCGACGCGACTCACTTTTTGGCCGCGTACGCTGGCAGTTTGGGAGCTCGGTGAAGTGGGTTGCGAAGGTGTCGCTGGCGTGGTATTTCTTTTTGGTTTTGATGTGGTGA